In the Bacillus amyloliquefaciens DSM 7 = ATCC 23350 genome, CGATGCCGATCAGAATCACCATCGGTCCTGACGGATTTCCGAGTAAGCATTCCACAAACGCGGCGATGATTTCAGAAACGAGCGCCGCACCCGGTTTTTGAATAATGTACGCGGCAATCACCGAGACGATAAACCAAATGCCGTAAATCGGTTCGTAGCTCATCCGGCCGAAAAACCCTGCCGCTATATTGCTTGCATGAGTTGATAATAAATAAATGACAGCGAATACAACACTGATGACGGACATGACGACAATTTCTCTCATTTTCCAATTTTTCATTCTGATCTCCTGCTTTCTTATCGGATAGTCCTATGTATGAAAGAGTTGATTTTGTTACAGGCGGTTCATATTCCGTTTCATAATGCGGTGTCCTCCCCCGTTTTTTAATGAAAAATAAAAAACTGCATATCCGAGGGAATATGCAGCAGCAGAACGAAAACGCATGGAAAAGAACCCGCGCTCCGGTCAATCTGCACTTCCCCACGCTGGTATTATCCAGATCGGGTTATAAGGGATCAAAACACGCTTGCCGCATGTTTTATCTCAGCCGATAACAGCACCCCTAGTGCGTTTCCTATACAGTTTTTTATGATGACATCATCATAGTTGATCATGTCTGATTTGTAAACAGCCTTTCTCGAAAAGAGAGTTTGGAATCGGAACGGATGATCATTCATAAAGATAAGAAGAGTGTATATCACGCCCTTTTGATCAAAAGGAAACGGAGGACATCTATGTTTGTTCATACAGTGCAGTCTGGCGACTCGCTATTTTCCATCAGCAGAAAGTACGGATATCCTGTTGACAGCATCAGAAGCGTCAACGGGCTTGAGGAAACGAATATCGTTCCGGGGCAGGCGCTTTTGATCCCTCTTAATGAATATACGGTTCAGCCGAATGATACGTATGCCGTTATCGCAAGTAAGGCCTATGTGTCGCAGATGCAGCTGATGCAGGCAAACCCGGATATTCAGCCGAACCGGCTGCGGCCGGGTATGAAAGTGAAGATTCCTGATATATCTAACTATCTGGCAGGAACCCTGCAATTTTATGTCATTCGGACACCTGAAGCGGACAGAGAGTTAATCAATGATTTTGCGCCCTATTCATCAGCGATTTCTTTGTTTGAATATCATTTTGGCCCGAACGGAGATATCATTAATGATTTAAACGACAGAACCGCGATAGAAACCACATGGCAAAACAGAGTGCGGCCGCTTGCCGTCATCACGAATCTGACAGAAGGAGGATTCAGCCCGGAATTAGCTCATCAAGTCCTGCAAAACCCGACGGCGAGAACGAACCTCGTCAACAATATCGTCTATTTGACTGTAAGAAAGGGATACGGCGGTGTAAATATTGATTTTGAACGGGTCAGAGAAGCCGACCGGGATCTTTTTACCGGATTTCTCCGGCAGTTAAAAACCAGGCTCTCGGAGCACCAGCTCGCGTTAACGATATCGGTTCCGGCGAAAACAAGTGAAGCAGTGCCGTGGCTGAGGGGATATGATTACGGCGGAATCGGAGCTGTCGTCGATTATATGTTTATTATGGCATACGATTGGCACCACGCCGGCAGTGAGCCGGGAGCCGTGGCGCCTTTGACAGAGGTCAGAGACACCATCAATTTTGCCATCAGCAGGGTACCGAGAAGAAAAGTGATTCTCGGTGTTCCGCTGTACGGGTATGATTGGGTGATTCCGTACCGCCCCGGAACAGTCGGATCCGCCATCTCCAATCAGCGCGCCATGGAAACAGCCATGAAGCATCAATCAGTGATCCGTTATTCCCAGCAGGATCGTTCCCCTTATTTTCGGTATACTGATGAAAATGGGAGAACGCATGAAGTATGGTTTGAGGATGTGCGGAGCATGAGTGAAAAAATGGTTCTCGTGCGGCAGTACGGACTGCAGGCGATCGGTGCGTGGCAGTTAACGCTCGGCTTCAAACCGGGACCGTGGCTGCTGCGGAACTTTTTCACGATCCGAAAAATATAGCTGTATGTCCGCTTCACCTGGTGATTTTTTCTTTTCTATGATAACGGATCTTCTTTTGGACAATCTAAAGTTGAAAAGGAGGTCTGTCCCATGAAGAAAAGGGAAGAGCAGTATATCAACGAGGCTGAGTATGTACCGCACCCGACAAAAGAAGGGGAATACGCGCTCATGCTGCATGAATCATATCATTTCCTTTCAGAAGAAGATGAAAGCGATCTGCCGGAATAAGGGCTTTATGCCTTTATTCCATTTATTTTATAGGCATATGCTGAAATAACAAATTTAAGGTTGACACATTCCTTTTTTTTCTGTAATCTCAGTGTGTCAATTCAAATAAGAACTTCGTTAGGTGAGGCTCCTGTATGGAGATACGCTGCTGCCCAAAAATGTCCAAAGACGCCAATGGGTCAACAGGAATCATCGACATAAGGTGATTCTTAACGCAGCTGGATGGCCGTCCTATGCCATACAGTGCTAAAGCTCTACGATTGAAGGCCCCGCACGTTTATTTGCCGTGCTTGTTTTCGCCTTCATATCGGAAGGTTTTTTTTATGCCTCAAAACGTACATGACTGAGCATGATAAGGAGGTGCGGAGTATGGATTCTCCCCATTCGAGTATGTCAGAAGAAGTACCCATATACAGCCAGATAACCAATGACGACATGATGAGGAGACAAACCGCCGCACTTCCCTTGACGGACGGCGCGTCTCCGTAAAGGAGGTACGAGTCCCGATGGTCCAAAACATGACCTATGACGAACTCATATTACGCATTATCATTTTATTGCGGGACGGGAAAATTAAAGAATTCCGGAGCATGATAGATGAGCTTCAGCCCTATGATATGGCGTTTTTATTTAAAGAAATGCCGGAAAAGCACCGGGCCCGCTATCTGTCATATATGACGGTTGACGATATCACCGACATGATCGGAGAGCTTGAACGGGAATTTCAGCTTGCCGTTTTGCATAAAGTCGGTAAAACAAAAGCCACTCTCGCAATGAATAAAATGGATAACGACGATCTCGCCGCTTTGCTGGAAGAGATGGATGAAGAACTGAAAGAGCAGCTTTTATCCAGCATGGAAGCTGAGGAATCAAAGGCCGTACAGCTTTTGATGAACTATCCGCAAGAATCGGCGGGCCGGATGATGACGAACCGCTTCGTCTGGATTCCGCAGCATTATACAGTAAAAGATGCGGTCGTGAAGCTGAAAAGCTTTGCAGAAATCGCAGAATCAATAAACTATTTGTACGTGATTAATGACAGCAAGCAGCTTGTCGGGGTGCTTTCTTACAGAGATTTAATTCTCGGCGATCCTGAAGATAAGGTGCAGGATCTCATGTTTACGCGTGTCATCTCAGCCGGAGTGCTTCAGGATCAGGAAGAAGTCGCCCGGCTGATCCAGCGGTATGACTTCTTAGCCATACCCATCGTTGAAGAAAATAATGTGCTTGTTGGTATTGTCACTGTCGATGATATTATTGACGTCGTTATTAAAGAAGCCGATGAAGATTACGAAAAATTCGCCGCCTCCGGTAAGGCGATTACATTTGATACGAAAGCGTATGTTGCGGCGTACCGCCGCTTGCCGTGGCTCATTCTGCTTTTGTTTATCGGATTGATTTCCGGAAGCATCCTGAATTACTTTGAAGATACATTGCAAAAAGTAGTCGCCCTCGCATTTTTCATGCCGATGATCGCGGGAACGACGGGGAATACAGGTACGCAGTCACTCGCCGTCGTCATCAGGGGATTGGCTAAAGAAGAAATGAATAAAAAAACCATCTTTAAATTGATTTTCCGTGAATTAAGGGCCGGTATCTATATCGGCATCGTCTGTTCGATCGCGATCACGATTGTCGCATCCGTCTGGCAGAAAGACTTAACTCTCGGTTTTGTCGTCGGTTCATCGCTGCTTGCCACATTGATTATCGGTACGATGGCCGGAACGATCGTCCCTATTATTCTTCATAAACTGAACATTGACCCGGCGATTGCATCCGGGCCGCTGATTACGACGCTGAACGATATTTTGTCCTTATTAATTTATTTCGGCATTGCCACTGCATTTCTTCATGCTTTATAAAAAAAGGTCCGTCTCACAAGAGGCGGACTTTTTTTGTCAGCGGTTTTTATATTTAAAATGGGCATTAAGCTGTCCTTCCAGCATTTTTTTGCGGAGCTGCGGGTCGTTTTTGAGGGCCTGCTCTTTTTTTCGCATGTCTTTTAAAATCTCAGCCGTCTGTACGCCGTCTTCCCGCTTGTTTGCAATATCCATCAGCCGCTCAACGTCCGAAAAGGAATACTTTCTCGTTCCCCGCGATGAGCGCTGCGGGTAGATCAATTTCCGTTCTTCATAGTATCTGATCTGCCTGACTGACAATCCGGTTAATTCGCTTACAATGCCGATCGAGATTACTTTTTTATCTTTGTAAGATTGTTCGTCTGTCGTCATTTTTCCACCCCTGGATGTCTTTTACTCATATTATATAAGAAAAAAAGAGAAAAAACCTGACGCTTGTCAGGTTTTCTGACGTGAAATAGAAGATTTTAGAAAAAAAGCGTCAGAAAAATTAACAAGGTTAATGCATGGCTCTGTATCCCGTTTTATGCTTACTTTACAGATACAATGAGAGGAAGGATATGAATGGAGAAAGAAAAAGCGGTTTCGCTGGCAAAAGAAATCATTGAATTAGATAGGAAACGCGATGAAATGCTGGAGACGTTTATGCAGCTTGCCGGGGAACACGCTTTTCCGCTGCTCAGAGCCGTCCAGAACGGACTTTACCGAAAAACATCATAATTCCACACAAGTTTTACAATGGCTTCATACGTCATTGAAATAAAAGCGTTATTCTGATCATAGAATAACGGAAAACAAAGGAGGCCGTCATGAGTCATTTGCTTCAAAATGCACTGGACAGAGAGAGAAACCATTATTCCGAAAAGCTTCTTCAGATCGGAGTCTATACGAAAGAAATACTGAATTCCATGACAATCACAGAGCTGAGAAAGGAATATGCGTATTTTTTCCGGAACATTCCCTATAAAGAACGTAACCCTTATACAAATTAAATGATGTATAAGGGTATTTTTTTATATAAAAAAGAAGGAATTCTGAAAAACGGCACGAATAGAATATAAAACAGAGAACGACTCTTATGAATTGTAAGGGTTTACATTATTTTTTTATAAAAATCTTAAATACGGGGTAGATATGATGAGATTATCATTTAATGAAGAAGAAGTGATGCGTGCG is a window encoding:
- a CDS encoding MerR family transcriptional regulator, which encodes MTTDEQSYKDKKVISIGIVSELTGLSVRQIRYYEERKLIYPQRSSRGTRKYSFSDVERLMDIANKREDGVQTAEILKDMRKKEQALKNDPQLRKKMLEGQLNAHFKYKNR
- a CDS encoding glycoside hydrolase family 18 protein encodes the protein MFVHTVQSGDSLFSISRKYGYPVDSIRSVNGLEETNIVPGQALLIPLNEYTVQPNDTYAVIASKAYVSQMQLMQANPDIQPNRLRPGMKVKIPDISNYLAGTLQFYVIRTPEADRELINDFAPYSSAISLFEYHFGPNGDIINDLNDRTAIETTWQNRVRPLAVITNLTEGGFSPELAHQVLQNPTARTNLVNNIVYLTVRKGYGGVNIDFERVREADRDLFTGFLRQLKTRLSEHQLALTISVPAKTSEAVPWLRGYDYGGIGAVVDYMFIMAYDWHHAGSEPGAVAPLTEVRDTINFAISRVPRRKVILGVPLYGYDWVIPYRPGTVGSAISNQRAMETAMKHQSVIRYSQQDRSPYFRYTDENGRTHEVWFEDVRSMSEKMVLVRQYGLQAIGAWQLTLGFKPGPWLLRNFFTIRKI
- a CDS encoding transcriptional regulator SplA domain-containing protein encodes the protein MKKREEQYINEAEYVPHPTKEGEYALMLHESYHFLSEEDESDLPE
- the fbpA gene encoding Fur-regulated basic protein FbpA, which produces MSHLLQNALDRERNHYSEKLLQIGVYTKEILNSMTITELRKEYAYFFRNIPYKERNPYTN
- the mgtE gene encoding magnesium transporter — its product is MVQNMTYDELILRIIILLRDGKIKEFRSMIDELQPYDMAFLFKEMPEKHRARYLSYMTVDDITDMIGELEREFQLAVLHKVGKTKATLAMNKMDNDDLAALLEEMDEELKEQLLSSMEAEESKAVQLLMNYPQESAGRMMTNRFVWIPQHYTVKDAVVKLKSFAEIAESINYLYVINDSKQLVGVLSYRDLILGDPEDKVQDLMFTRVISAGVLQDQEEVARLIQRYDFLAIPIVEENNVLVGIVTVDDIIDVVIKEADEDYEKFAASGKAITFDTKAYVAAYRRLPWLILLLFIGLISGSILNYFEDTLQKVVALAFFMPMIAGTTGNTGTQSLAVVIRGLAKEEMNKKTIFKLIFRELRAGIYIGIVCSIAITIVASVWQKDLTLGFVVGSSLLATLIIGTMAGTIVPIILHKLNIDPAIASGPLITTLNDILSLLIYFGIATAFLHAL